Proteins from a genomic interval of Heteronotia binoei isolate CCM8104 ecotype False Entrance Well chromosome 5, APGP_CSIRO_Hbin_v1, whole genome shotgun sequence:
- the LOC132571143 gene encoding uncharacterized protein LOC132571143 gives MFFTEEEWALLDPGQRKLFWEVMEETYETATSLRDYISQEDLRAPERSTLPFLGALGAVFPPDGNKNIWSMPFPGASLLSCFPWLEGELGLCSSAGKSSPVSFAGVAVFFTEEEWALLDPGQRKLYWAVMEEMLETAASLGAEEIMALADMEQYQEVLQKRKSGTASVKRGGISLPMKSLYPPSLPLSHHFFQKAILLLLLLMENQCGGEQDVTEIKEEEKVKEKVHF, from the exons ATGTTCTTCACGGAGGAggaatgggccctgctggatccaggccaaagaAAACTCTTCTGGGAAGTAATGGAGGAAACGTACGAGACGGCCACCTCTCTGA gagactacatttcccaggaggaCTTGCGAGCGCCAGAGAGATCTACCCTGCCTTTCCTAGGTGCCCTGGGGGCAGTTTTCCCTCCAGatggaaataaaaatatatgGAGTATGCCCTTCCCCGGGGCCTCTCTCCTTTCGTGCTTCCCCTGGCTGGAGGGAGAACTTGGCCTTTGCTCGTCTGCAGGAAAG AGCTCCCCCGTGTCCTTTGCGGGGGTCGCCGTCTTCTTCACAGAAGAGGAATGGGCCCTTCTGGATCCAGGCCAAAGAAAACTCTACTGGGCTGTTATGGAGGAAATGTTGGAGACCgcggcctctctgg GTGCAGAAGAAATCATGGCCCTGGCGGATATGGAACAGTATCAGGAAGTTCTGCAGAAGAGGAAAAGTGGCACCGCTTCCGTGAAGCGAgggggaatttccctacccatgaAATCCCtatatcctccctccctcccgctctcCCACCACTTCTTCCAGAAGGCCAtattgctcctgctgctgct CATGGAAAACCAATGTGGCGGAGAGCAAGATGTGACCGAGatcaaggaggaagagaaggtgaaagagaaagttCATTTTTAG